A genomic stretch from Bosea sp. F3-2 includes:
- a CDS encoding ABC transporter ATP-binding protein gives MNPLLQTEDVTIAFGGIKAVTDVSLSVFKGEILSMIGPNGAGKTSFFNLISGIYKPSRGRILFKGDDVSGMSPDQLCRQGLCRTFQNLQVFFGMTALENVMVGRHRHERTSPFLHLLRTSNVRRENLASAEIARRHLDFVGLETSEARQAGTLPYGALKRLEIARALAAEPELLLLDEPAAGCNGNETAEIAATIRKIADRGITVVLVEHDMKLVMRISDRVLVLEQGQTLCVGTPATVRADPRVQAAYLGQHGAKEASYA, from the coding sequence ATGAACCCGTTGCTCCAAACTGAGGATGTAACGATAGCGTTCGGTGGCATTAAAGCCGTCACGGATGTCTCCTTGTCGGTCTTCAAAGGAGAAATTCTGTCAATGATCGGTCCCAATGGAGCCGGTAAGACAAGTTTCTTCAACCTCATCTCGGGGATTTATAAGCCAAGCCGCGGTCGGATCCTGTTTAAGGGGGACGACGTCTCAGGAATGTCACCAGATCAGCTCTGCCGCCAGGGGTTATGCCGAACCTTTCAGAATCTCCAGGTCTTCTTTGGCATGACGGCACTCGAAAACGTCATGGTCGGACGCCACCGGCATGAGCGGACCAGTCCATTTTTGCATCTGCTGCGCACATCCAACGTACGGCGCGAGAACCTCGCGAGCGCCGAAATTGCTCGTCGTCATCTCGACTTTGTGGGACTTGAGACATCAGAGGCGCGACAAGCTGGGACGCTCCCGTACGGCGCGCTCAAGCGCTTGGAGATCGCCAGAGCTCTCGCCGCTGAGCCGGAACTGTTGCTGCTGGACGAGCCTGCCGCGGGCTGCAATGGCAACGAGACGGCGGAGATCGCTGCGACCATTCGGAAAATAGCCGACCGAGGCATAACGGTCGTCCTCGTTGAGCACGACATGAAGCTGGTAATGCGCATCTCGGACAGGGTTCTGGTTCTTGAACAAGGGCAAACGCTGTGCGTAGGGACCCCCGCAACTGTTAGGGCGGATCCGAGAGTTCAAGCTGCATACCTTGGGCAGCACGGTGCCAAGGAGGCAAGCTATGCTTGA
- a CDS encoding ABC transporter ATP-binding protein, which yields MLDVDSLTCAYGRVEVLHNVSLHVSAGEIVTLLGANGAGKTTLLRAISGLCPPRKGQIKLKGQRLDNISAHRRVALGVAQAPEGRQIFTNLSVEDNIRLGRWRTRSKSSSIDEVYEIFPVLAERKNQIAGGLSGGQQQMLAIGRALVSKPSILLLDEPSMGLSPLLIDQIFSTILTLKSKGITVLLVEQNVAGALAISDRGYVLEAGSISVSGPADQLLHDPKVISSYLGM from the coding sequence ATGCTTGACGTTGATAGCCTAACCTGCGCCTACGGCCGCGTCGAAGTGTTGCACAACGTGTCGCTCCATGTCAGCGCTGGTGAAATCGTCACACTCTTGGGAGCGAATGGCGCCGGGAAGACAACTCTTCTGCGCGCGATTTCGGGACTTTGTCCGCCTCGGAAAGGCCAAATCAAGCTTAAGGGCCAACGCCTGGACAACATTTCAGCGCATCGCCGCGTCGCTCTCGGCGTCGCGCAAGCGCCCGAAGGGAGACAGATTTTTACGAACCTATCGGTCGAAGATAACATCCGTTTGGGGAGATGGCGGACGAGATCGAAATCCAGCTCGATCGACGAAGTTTACGAGATATTCCCGGTTCTCGCTGAGCGCAAAAATCAGATCGCCGGAGGATTGTCCGGCGGGCAGCAGCAAATGCTGGCGATTGGGAGAGCGCTGGTCAGCAAACCCAGCATCCTGCTTTTGGACGAGCCCAGCATGGGCTTATCTCCCCTACTGATCGACCAGATTTTCTCAACGATTTTGACACTAAAGAGCAAGGGCATCACTGTTTTGCTCGTCGAGCAGAACGTTGCCGGCGCTCTTGCGATTTCGGACCGAGGATATGTGCTTGAGGCTGGGAGCATCAGCGTAAGCGGTCCGGCCGATCAACTGCTTCATGACCCGAAAGTTATCAGTTCCTACCTCGGGATGTAG
- a CDS encoding FAD-binding protein: MTTLLIAEHDNASVKDATAKALTAAKELGTPVHILVAGQGAKAAADAAAKLAGVEKVLLADDAAYGHALAEPLAALIAKLAEGYDAIVAPSTTTGKNVLPRVAALLDVMQVSDVSKIVSADTFERPVYAGNAIQTVQSTDAKKLLTIRTASFAAAGEGGSAAVEAVSAAENPGNSSFKGEEVAKSDRPELASAKIIISGGRALGSAENFGKVIEPVADKLGAAMGASRAAVDAGYAPNDWQVGQTGKVVAPELYIAVGISGAIQHLAGMKDSKVIVAINKDEEAPIFQIADYGLVGDLFAILPELDSSIAAPCE, from the coding sequence ATGACCACGCTGCTGATCGCCGAACACGACAACGCCTCCGTCAAGGACGCCACCGCCAAGGCTCTGACCGCGGCCAAGGAGCTGGGCACGCCCGTCCACATCCTCGTTGCCGGCCAGGGCGCCAAGGCCGCGGCCGATGCCGCCGCCAAGCTCGCCGGCGTCGAGAAGGTGCTGCTGGCCGATGACGCGGCTTACGGCCATGCCCTGGCCGAGCCGCTGGCCGCGTTGATCGCCAAGCTCGCGGAAGGCTATGACGCCATCGTCGCGCCCTCGACCACCACCGGCAAGAACGTGCTGCCGCGCGTCGCCGCCCTGCTCGACGTGATGCAGGTCTCGGACGTCAGCAAGATCGTCTCGGCCGACACCTTCGAGCGCCCGGTCTATGCCGGCAACGCGATCCAGACCGTGCAGTCGACCGACGCCAAGAAGCTGCTGACCATCCGCACCGCATCCTTCGCGGCGGCTGGCGAGGGTGGCTCGGCTGCGGTCGAGGCGGTCTCGGCCGCCGAGAACCCCGGCAACTCGTCCTTCAAGGGCGAGGAGGTCGCCAAGTCCGACCGTCCGGAGCTCGCCTCGGCCAAGATCATCATCTCGGGCGGTCGCGCGCTCGGCTCGGCCGAGAATTTCGGCAAGGTGATCGAGCCGGTGGCCGACAAGCTCGGCGCCGCCATGGGTGCCTCGCGCGCCGCCGTCGATGCCGGCTACGCGCCGAACGACTGGCAGGTCGGCCAGACCGGCAAGGTGGTCGCTCCGGAACTCTATATCGCGGTCGGCATTTCGGGCGCGATCCAGCATCTCGCCGGCATGAAGGACTCAAAGGTCATCGTCGCCATCAACAAGGACGAGGAAGCCCCGATCTTCCAAATCGCCGATTACGGCCTCGTCGGCGACCTCTTCGCCATCCTGCCGGAGCTCGACTCTTCTATTGCAGCGCCATGCGAGTGA